In Oryza glaberrima chromosome 8, OglaRS2, whole genome shotgun sequence, the following are encoded in one genomic region:
- the LOC127781962 gene encoding C2 and GRAM domain-containing protein At1g03370-like isoform X1, with amino-acid sequence MRLNVRVIEARNLRAMDSNGFSDPYVKLQLGKQRFKTKVVKKNLNPAWDQEFSFSVGDVRDVLKLYVYDEDMIGIDDFLGQVKVPLEDVLAADNYSLGARWFQLLPKGKTEKAIDCGEICVAMSLETAGATRSWSDDLVSELTDIQKDYSLSSQGTGTSVALSYQGSEACQEESVNGNLGRAGFTEEDNCSQDTDKNQTTAEDKSNGIPAAASTGIEVSKMDKSNKPSFVDRVCQMFVRKSDDVVTTPLVTTDKSEDVQEATTGYEAPATGSQTYSASTDTPFDELLKYFESKHQEVEMPVDLQGILVDKSYITSPSDLNNFLFSPDSNFRQTVVELQGCSDVKMVSWKIDSDGESLKRVITYTTAPSKLVKAVKATEEQSYLKADGNGYSVLLSVSTPDVPCGTYFRTEILFRILPGPELDSEQLTSHLVISWRINFLQSTMMKGMIENGAKQGLQQNYAQFSDLLSQKIKPIDVDAGSDKGQVLASLQRGQESDWKIAFLYFCNFGVLCSLFVTIYIAVHVQLRSSGAHKGLEFPGLDLPDSLSEIVMGGLLFLQLQHIYKKISCFIQAREQKVGDHGVKAQGDGWLLTVALIEGTKLAPVDATGFSDPYVVFTCNGKSKTSSIKFQTLEPQWNDIFEFDAMDDPPSVMNVHVYDFDGPFDEVTSLGHAEINFVKSNLSELADVWIPLQGNLAQSWQSKLHLRIFLSNSKGSTMVTEYLSKMEKEVGKKMTLRSPRTNTAFQELFSLPAEEFLISSFTCCLKRKLHTQGHLFLSPRTIGFYSSMFGRKTKFFFLWEDIEEIQAVPQSISSWSPSLVITLHKGRGMDAKHGAKSVDNGRLKFCLQSFASFSVANRTIMALWKARSLSSEYKMQIAEEQSQNNDTLQSEDSGIFVGVEDAKNLQMNEVFSSSISANMASLMEVFGGGSFEMKIMNKVGCLNYSATQWESDKPDEYQRQIHYKFSRKLSPIGGEVTGTQQKSPMPNKAGWIIEEVMELQGILFGDFFTIHIRYQIEDLAPKQRACSVQVFLGIEWSKTTRHRKRIEKSVLSGSSARLKEMFILASKQLPHAR; translated from the exons ATGAGGCTGAATGTTCGTGTGATCGAAGCCCGCAACCTGCGGGCCATGGATTCCAACGGGTTCAGCGATCCGTATGTGAAGCTGCAGCTCGGGAAGCAGCGGTTCAAGACCAAGGTGGTGAAGAAGAACCTGAACCCGGCTTGGGATCAGGAGTTCAGTTTCTCCGTCGGCGATGTCCGGGACGTGCTCAAGCTGTATGTCTACGATGAGGACATGATTGGAATCGATGACTTCCTGGGGCAAGTCAAGGTGCCACTGGAGGATGTTCTAGCTGCTGATAACTACTCGCTCGGCGCGCGGTGGTTTCAGCTTCTTCCGAAAGGCAAAACCGAGAAGGCGATTGACTGTG GAGAAATTTGTGTCGCGATGTCTTTGGAAACAGCTGGTGCCACACGCTCATGGTCCGATGATCTTGTTAGTGAACTAACTGACATACAGAAAGATTATTCTCTATCAAGTCAGGGCACAGGAACATCCGTTGCATTATCTTATCAAGGAAGTGAAGCTTGTCAAGAAGAAAGTGTCAATGGGAATTTGGGCAGAGCTGGTTTCACTGAAGAGGACAACTGTAGTCAAGATACTGACAAAAACCAAACTACTGCAGAGGACAAATCTAATGGGATTCCTGCTGCAGCTTCCACTGGGATTGAAGTTTCTAAAATGGATAAGTCCAATAAGCCATCGTTTGTTGATCGTGTCTGTCAAATGTTTGTCAGGAAAAGCGATGATGTGGTAACTACCCCCTTGGTAACAACTGACAAATCAGAAGATGTTCAAGAAGCAACAACAGGATATGAAGCTCCTGCAACTGGAAGCCAAACTTATAGTGCATCTACAGACACTCCTTTTGATGAACTATTGAAGTACTTTGAATCAAAACATCAAGAAGTTGAAATGCCTGTAGATTTACAAGGAATTCTTGTTGACAAGTCGTACATTACATCGCCTAGTGATCTGAACAATTTTCTCTTCTCGCCAGATTCAAATTTTCGACAAACAGTGGTTGAACTCCAAGGTTGTTCTGATGTCAAAATGGTATCCTGGAAAATTGATAGTGATGGGGAGTCCTTGAAGAGAGTGATAACTTATACAACTGCACCATCCAAATTGGTTAAAGCTGTTAAAGCAACAGAAGAACAGTCTTATTTGAAAGCTGATGGAAATGGATATTCAGTTTTATTGAGTGTTAGCACCCCTGATGTTCCTTGTGGTACTTATTTTCGGACAGAAATTCTTTTCCGTATTTTGCCAGGTCCTGAACTTGATTCTGAGCAACTGACGTCACATTTGGTAATTTCATGGCGCATAAATTTTCTTCAGAGTACTATGATGAAAGGTATGATAGAAAATGGAGCAAAACAAGGGTTGCAACAAAATTATGCACAGTTTTCTGATTTGCTGTCACAGAAGATCAAGCCTATTGATGTAGATGCTGGGTCTGACAAGGGACAAGTCTTAGCGTCATTGCAGAGGGGGCAGGAGTCTGATTGGAAGATAGCATTTCTGTACTTCTGCAACTTTGGTGTTTTATGCTCTCTTTTTGTAACCATATACATTGCTGTGCATGTTCAACTAAGGAGTTCAGGTGCACATAAGGGGCTCGAGTTTCCTGGATTAGATCTGCCAGATTCTCTCAGTGAAATTGTCATGGGTGGGCTTTTGTTTCTTCAATTACAACACATCTATAAAAAAATCTCATGCTTTATTCAGGCAAGAGAGCAAAAAG TTGGTGATCATGGTGTCAAGGCACAAGGTGATGGATGGTTGTTAACAGTTGCCTTAATTGAGGGAACCAAACTGGCTCCAGTTGATGCTACTGGTTTTTCTGATCCTTATGTGGTATTTACTTGCAACGGTAAAAGTAAAACAAGCTCAATCAAGTTCCAAACACTGGAACCTCAGTGGAATG ACATCTTTGAATTTGATGCCATGGATGATCCACCATCAGTGATGAATGTACATGTATATGATTTTGATGGACCATTTGACGAAGTTACCTCACTTGGACATGCTGAAATTAACTTTGTAAAATCAAACTTGTCAGAGCTAGCGGATGTATGGATTCCTCTTCAAGGTAACTTGGCTCAGTCCTGGCAGTCAAAGTTGCACCTGAGAATTTTTTTGAGCAACTCAAAAGGATCCACTATGGTTACTGAGTATCTGAGCAAAATGGagaaagaggttggcaaaaag ATGACACTGCGGTCTCCTCGAACTAATACTGCATTCCAGGAGCTGTTCTCTCTGCCAGCAGAAGAATTTCTCATCAGCAGTTTTACCTGCTGCTTGAAGCGAAAATTGCACACACAG GGCCATCTGTTCTTATCTCCAAGAACAATTGGATTTTACTCAAGCATGTTTGGCCGGAAaacaaagtttttctttttatgggaagatattgaagagATACAGGCAGTACCTCAATCAATATCATCATGGAGTCCATCCCTTGTAATAACTCTTCACAAAGGTAGAGGCATGGATGCAAAGCATGGTGCAAAGAGCGTCGACAATGGAAGGCTGAAGTTTTGTCTGCAGTCTTTTGCATCATTTAGTGTGGCCAATAG GACAATCATGGCCTTATGGAAAGCAAGATCTTTGAGTTCCGAGTACAAAATGCAGATTGCTGAAGAACAATCCCAAAACAATGATACTCTTCAGAGTGAGGACAGTGGAATATTTGTTGGAGTCGAGGATGCAAAGAACCTTCAGATGAACGAGGTTTTCTCCTCCTCGATTTCTGCCAAT ATGGCCTCACTAATGGAAGTGTTTGGAGGAGGTTCATTTGAGATGAAAATCATGAATAAAGTTGGATGCCTAAATTATTCAGCCACACAGTGGGAATCAGATAAGCCTGATGAATATCAAAGACAAATTCATTACAAGTTCAGCAGGAAGTTGTCTCCCATTGGAGGTGAAGTGACTGGAACCCAGCAGAAATCTCCTATGCCCAACAAGGCAGGGTGGATTATTGAAGAGGTGATGGAACTACAAGGAATCCTTTTCGGTGACTTCTTCACG ATTCATATACGGTATCAGATCGAAGACCTTGCTCCTAAACAGAGGGCGTGTAGTGTACAAGTCTTTCTTGGGATTGAATGGTCGAAGACCACTAGGCACCGTAAGAGAATCGAGAAGAGTGTTCTTTCCGGTTCATCTGCTCGCTTGAAGGAGATGTTCATTCTAGCATCGAAGCAGCTGCCACATGCCAGATAA
- the LOC127781962 gene encoding C2 and GRAM domain-containing protein At1g03370-like isoform X2, with the protein MSLETAGATRSWSDDLVSELTDIQKDYSLSSQGTGTSVALSYQGSEACQEESVNGNLGRAGFTEEDNCSQDTDKNQTTAEDKSNGIPAAASTGIEVSKMDKSNKPSFVDRVCQMFVRKSDDVVTTPLVTTDKSEDVQEATTGYEAPATGSQTYSASTDTPFDELLKYFESKHQEVEMPVDLQGILVDKSYITSPSDLNNFLFSPDSNFRQTVVELQGCSDVKMVSWKIDSDGESLKRVITYTTAPSKLVKAVKATEEQSYLKADGNGYSVLLSVSTPDVPCGTYFRTEILFRILPGPELDSEQLTSHLVISWRINFLQSTMMKGMIENGAKQGLQQNYAQFSDLLSQKIKPIDVDAGSDKGQVLASLQRGQESDWKIAFLYFCNFGVLCSLFVTIYIAVHVQLRSSGAHKGLEFPGLDLPDSLSEIVMGGLLFLQLQHIYKKISCFIQAREQKVGDHGVKAQGDGWLLTVALIEGTKLAPVDATGFSDPYVVFTCNGKSKTSSIKFQTLEPQWNDIFEFDAMDDPPSVMNVHVYDFDGPFDEVTSLGHAEINFVKSNLSELADVWIPLQGNLAQSWQSKLHLRIFLSNSKGSTMVTEYLSKMEKEVGKKMTLRSPRTNTAFQELFSLPAEEFLISSFTCCLKRKLHTQGHLFLSPRTIGFYSSMFGRKTKFFFLWEDIEEIQAVPQSISSWSPSLVITLHKGRGMDAKHGAKSVDNGRLKFCLQSFASFSVANRTIMALWKARSLSSEYKMQIAEEQSQNNDTLQSEDSGIFVGVEDAKNLQMNEVFSSSISANMASLMEVFGGGSFEMKIMNKVGCLNYSATQWESDKPDEYQRQIHYKFSRKLSPIGGEVTGTQQKSPMPNKAGWIIEEVMELQGILFGDFFTIHIRYQIEDLAPKQRACSVQVFLGIEWSKTTRHRKRIEKSVLSGSSARLKEMFILASKQLPHAR; encoded by the exons ATGTCTTTGGAAACAGCTGGTGCCACACGCTCATGGTCCGATGATCTTGTTAGTGAACTAACTGACATACAGAAAGATTATTCTCTATCAAGTCAGGGCACAGGAACATCCGTTGCATTATCTTATCAAGGAAGTGAAGCTTGTCAAGAAGAAAGTGTCAATGGGAATTTGGGCAGAGCTGGTTTCACTGAAGAGGACAACTGTAGTCAAGATACTGACAAAAACCAAACTACTGCAGAGGACAAATCTAATGGGATTCCTGCTGCAGCTTCCACTGGGATTGAAGTTTCTAAAATGGATAAGTCCAATAAGCCATCGTTTGTTGATCGTGTCTGTCAAATGTTTGTCAGGAAAAGCGATGATGTGGTAACTACCCCCTTGGTAACAACTGACAAATCAGAAGATGTTCAAGAAGCAACAACAGGATATGAAGCTCCTGCAACTGGAAGCCAAACTTATAGTGCATCTACAGACACTCCTTTTGATGAACTATTGAAGTACTTTGAATCAAAACATCAAGAAGTTGAAATGCCTGTAGATTTACAAGGAATTCTTGTTGACAAGTCGTACATTACATCGCCTAGTGATCTGAACAATTTTCTCTTCTCGCCAGATTCAAATTTTCGACAAACAGTGGTTGAACTCCAAGGTTGTTCTGATGTCAAAATGGTATCCTGGAAAATTGATAGTGATGGGGAGTCCTTGAAGAGAGTGATAACTTATACAACTGCACCATCCAAATTGGTTAAAGCTGTTAAAGCAACAGAAGAACAGTCTTATTTGAAAGCTGATGGAAATGGATATTCAGTTTTATTGAGTGTTAGCACCCCTGATGTTCCTTGTGGTACTTATTTTCGGACAGAAATTCTTTTCCGTATTTTGCCAGGTCCTGAACTTGATTCTGAGCAACTGACGTCACATTTGGTAATTTCATGGCGCATAAATTTTCTTCAGAGTACTATGATGAAAGGTATGATAGAAAATGGAGCAAAACAAGGGTTGCAACAAAATTATGCACAGTTTTCTGATTTGCTGTCACAGAAGATCAAGCCTATTGATGTAGATGCTGGGTCTGACAAGGGACAAGTCTTAGCGTCATTGCAGAGGGGGCAGGAGTCTGATTGGAAGATAGCATTTCTGTACTTCTGCAACTTTGGTGTTTTATGCTCTCTTTTTGTAACCATATACATTGCTGTGCATGTTCAACTAAGGAGTTCAGGTGCACATAAGGGGCTCGAGTTTCCTGGATTAGATCTGCCAGATTCTCTCAGTGAAATTGTCATGGGTGGGCTTTTGTTTCTTCAATTACAACACATCTATAAAAAAATCTCATGCTTTATTCAGGCAAGAGAGCAAAAAG TTGGTGATCATGGTGTCAAGGCACAAGGTGATGGATGGTTGTTAACAGTTGCCTTAATTGAGGGAACCAAACTGGCTCCAGTTGATGCTACTGGTTTTTCTGATCCTTATGTGGTATTTACTTGCAACGGTAAAAGTAAAACAAGCTCAATCAAGTTCCAAACACTGGAACCTCAGTGGAATG ACATCTTTGAATTTGATGCCATGGATGATCCACCATCAGTGATGAATGTACATGTATATGATTTTGATGGACCATTTGACGAAGTTACCTCACTTGGACATGCTGAAATTAACTTTGTAAAATCAAACTTGTCAGAGCTAGCGGATGTATGGATTCCTCTTCAAGGTAACTTGGCTCAGTCCTGGCAGTCAAAGTTGCACCTGAGAATTTTTTTGAGCAACTCAAAAGGATCCACTATGGTTACTGAGTATCTGAGCAAAATGGagaaagaggttggcaaaaag ATGACACTGCGGTCTCCTCGAACTAATACTGCATTCCAGGAGCTGTTCTCTCTGCCAGCAGAAGAATTTCTCATCAGCAGTTTTACCTGCTGCTTGAAGCGAAAATTGCACACACAG GGCCATCTGTTCTTATCTCCAAGAACAATTGGATTTTACTCAAGCATGTTTGGCCGGAAaacaaagtttttctttttatgggaagatattgaagagATACAGGCAGTACCTCAATCAATATCATCATGGAGTCCATCCCTTGTAATAACTCTTCACAAAGGTAGAGGCATGGATGCAAAGCATGGTGCAAAGAGCGTCGACAATGGAAGGCTGAAGTTTTGTCTGCAGTCTTTTGCATCATTTAGTGTGGCCAATAG GACAATCATGGCCTTATGGAAAGCAAGATCTTTGAGTTCCGAGTACAAAATGCAGATTGCTGAAGAACAATCCCAAAACAATGATACTCTTCAGAGTGAGGACAGTGGAATATTTGTTGGAGTCGAGGATGCAAAGAACCTTCAGATGAACGAGGTTTTCTCCTCCTCGATTTCTGCCAAT ATGGCCTCACTAATGGAAGTGTTTGGAGGAGGTTCATTTGAGATGAAAATCATGAATAAAGTTGGATGCCTAAATTATTCAGCCACACAGTGGGAATCAGATAAGCCTGATGAATATCAAAGACAAATTCATTACAAGTTCAGCAGGAAGTTGTCTCCCATTGGAGGTGAAGTGACTGGAACCCAGCAGAAATCTCCTATGCCCAACAAGGCAGGGTGGATTATTGAAGAGGTGATGGAACTACAAGGAATCCTTTTCGGTGACTTCTTCACG ATTCATATACGGTATCAGATCGAAGACCTTGCTCCTAAACAGAGGGCGTGTAGTGTACAAGTCTTTCTTGGGATTGAATGGTCGAAGACCACTAGGCACCGTAAGAGAATCGAGAAGAGTGTTCTTTCCGGTTCATCTGCTCGCTTGAAGGAGATGTTCATTCTAGCATCGAAGCAGCTGCCACATGCCAGATAA